A stretch of the Persephonella sp. genome encodes the following:
- the argF gene encoding ornithine carbamoyltransferase, whose amino-acid sequence MKRDFLNVSDLTKDEVLEIIEYAIKLKKEPFSDQTLKNKSLGLIFMKPSTRTRLSFEVGVYQMGGQPIYITGSSTQMSRGEDIKDTGRVMARYLDGIIIRTYSHKEVEELAQYFDKPVINALTDYLHPCQILADLQTIYERFGKVEDIKVAFVGDGNNLANTWLIAGGLVGFNVSVATPEGYEPSGKAVYEALNLAKETGAEIHLTNDPVEAVKDADVIYTDVWVSMGQEGEKEKKEAFKGFTIDKQLLKHASKNAIVMHCLPAHKGEEISEDVFEQFADVIFDEAENRLHAQKALMSLLFK is encoded by the coding sequence TTGAAAAGGGATTTTTTGAATGTTTCAGACCTTACAAAAGACGAAGTTTTAGAAATTATTGAGTATGCAATAAAGCTAAAAAAGGAACCTTTTTCTGACCAGACTTTGAAAAATAAATCTTTAGGTCTGATTTTTATGAAACCTTCCACAAGGACAAGACTGTCCTTTGAAGTGGGCGTTTACCAGATGGGAGGTCAGCCTATCTACATAACAGGTTCATCTACACAGATGAGCAGAGGAGAAGATATAAAAGACACAGGCAGGGTTATGGCCAGATACTTAGATGGGATAATAATCAGAACCTATTCACATAAAGAAGTTGAAGAGCTTGCACAGTATTTTGATAAACCTGTTATAAATGCGCTCACAGATTATCTGCATCCATGTCAGATACTGGCTGACCTTCAAACTATTTATGAAAGATTTGGAAAAGTTGAAGATATAAAAGTGGCATTTGTCGGAGACGGTAATAACCTCGCAAATACATGGCTTATTGCAGGTGGACTGGTTGGATTTAATGTATCTGTCGCTACTCCTGAAGGATATGAACCATCAGGAAAAGCAGTTTATGAGGCTTTAAATCTTGCAAAAGAAACAGGAGCAGAAATACATCTAACCAATGACCCTGTAGAAGCAGTTAAAGATGCAGATGTTATATATACAGATGTTTGGGTAAGCATGGGTCAGGAAGGGGAAAAGGAGAAAAAAGAAGCCTTTAAAGGATTTACTATTGATAAACAACTTTTAAAACATGCATCCAAAAATGCAATCGTGATGCATTGTCTCCCTGCCCACAAAGGAGAGGAAATTTCAGAAGATGTTTTTGAGCAGTTTGCAGATGTTATATTTGATGAAGCAGAAAACAGACTCCACGCACAAAAGGCATTAATGAGTCTATTATTCAAATAA
- a CDS encoding DEAD/DEAH box helicase — MSDKTFRELPISQTTLKSIEKMGYKKPTEIQEKAIPVVMEGKDLIAQAQTGTGKTAAFGIPIVEKVNPKARKIQALVLVPTRELAIQVVKEIKDIGRNKKLFALAVYGGKSIKHQIDFLKKGKDVVIVGTPGRIRDLIERGVLDLSNVEIFVLDEADRMLDMGFIEDIEFIFEQTPKNKQTLMFSATMPPSIKRLAEKFLRPDYEMVRVKPEEVTVDRIKQIVYRVDENKQFEKLTESLKEHPETKTIIFTETKKEADQIAHKLRKEGFNASAIHGDYSQAKREKVLRDFRRNQLQILVATDVAARGLDIKGVDLVMNYSLPRNVESYVHRIGRTGRAGKEGTAISIMNTSEDNTLRAIQRITKADIQFENLSDKEFSKPQSKNRRFTGRRRYTRR; from the coding sequence ATGTCAGACAAAACTTTTAGGGAATTACCAATTTCCCAGACAACACTCAAATCAATTGAGAAAATGGGCTACAAAAAGCCTACAGAAATTCAGGAAAAAGCTATTCCGGTTGTAATGGAAGGTAAAGACCTTATTGCACAGGCACAAACAGGAACAGGAAAGACAGCAGCTTTTGGTATTCCAATTGTTGAAAAGGTAAATCCAAAAGCAAGGAAAATTCAAGCACTTGTTCTGGTTCCAACCAGAGAACTGGCAATTCAGGTTGTAAAAGAGATTAAAGATATTGGAAGGAACAAAAAACTGTTTGCACTTGCCGTTTACGGTGGAAAATCGATAAAACATCAGATAGATTTCCTCAAAAAAGGAAAAGATGTTGTTATTGTAGGAACACCCGGAAGAATAAGAGACCTGATTGAAAGGGGAGTTTTAGACCTTTCTAATGTCGAGATATTTGTTTTAGATGAAGCAGACAGAATGCTTGATATGGGATTTATTGAAGATATTGAGTTTATCTTTGAACAAACACCAAAAAATAAGCAAACCCTTATGTTTTCTGCAACAATGCCACCTTCAATAAAAAGACTTGCAGAAAAATTCCTCAGACCTGATTATGAAATGGTTAGGGTTAAACCTGAAGAAGTTACAGTAGACAGAATTAAACAGATTGTTTACAGGGTTGATGAAAACAAACAGTTTGAGAAATTAACAGAAAGCCTTAAAGAACATCCGGAAACAAAAACAATAATCTTCACAGAAACCAAAAAAGAGGCTGACCAGATAGCACATAAACTCAGGAAAGAAGGCTTTAACGCCAGTGCTATTCACGGAGATTATTCACAGGCAAAAAGGGAAAAAGTCCTCAGGGATTTTAGAAGAAATCAACTTCAAATACTTGTTGCAACAGATGTTGCTGCAAGGGGACTTGATATAAAAGGTGTTGACCTTGTGATGAATTACTCCCTTCCGAGAAATGTTGAAAGCTACGTCCACAGAATTGGAAGAACTGGAAGAGCAGGAAAAGAAGGAACAGCAATATCAATAATGAACACCTCTGAAGATAATACTTTAAGAGCTATTCAAAGGATAACCAAAGCAGATATCCAGTTTGAAAATCTTTCAGATAAAGAATTTTCAAAACCACAATCAAAAAATAGAAGATTTACCGGCAGAAGAAGATATACCCGCAGGTAA
- the murD gene encoding UDP-N-acetylmuramoyl-L-alanine--D-glutamate ligase: MVLVYGKGKTGQAVFDFLQKRGEKVLIRDDSDFSMEDLKKINQIIVSPGVPFFHRIYKLARKNNIEIIGDIEFAYRYFDGFITAITGTDGKSTTTYILGQLLEEKSPFIGGNYGEPFINVIKENKKNAVLELSSFQIYSTKSFKPDIAIFLNFSTDHLNWHKKEKHYLLSKYRLFKNQTEKDMAILNFDDENVKNSPTKAKIYYFSLKKLPENIEGIYPDGKYLYLKINGKQEKIDVSGFKLIGKHNLQNLMAAILAAYIQGVSVEKINQKIPELKSLPYRIEFKKEINGIKFYNDAKSTTVQSVIKAVESFDEPVVLILGGLYKGGDFSVLRNIPNISKFVIIGQDKELLQKMINQPEKIYLADTLKEAVKTAYSLVEKGNIILFSPGCASFDMFKNYIDRGEQFNKIVEEME, from the coding sequence GTGGTATTAGTTTACGGAAAAGGTAAGACAGGACAGGCTGTTTTTGATTTTTTACAAAAAAGGGGAGAAAAAGTATTAATAAGAGATGATTCTGATTTTTCAATGGAAGATTTAAAAAAAATAAATCAGATAATTGTTTCTCCGGGAGTTCCCTTTTTTCATCGGATATACAAACTTGCCAGAAAAAATAATATAGAAATAATTGGAGATATAGAATTTGCATACAGATATTTTGACGGTTTTATTACAGCAATAACAGGAACAGATGGTAAATCAACAACAACTTATATTCTGGGACAACTTCTTGAAGAAAAAAGTCCATTTATAGGCGGAAATTATGGAGAACCGTTTATCAACGTGATAAAGGAAAACAAAAAGAATGCTGTTTTAGAACTTTCATCTTTCCAGATATACTCCACAAAAAGTTTCAAGCCTGATATAGCTATCTTTTTAAATTTTTCCACAGACCATCTAAACTGGCACAAAAAAGAAAAACATTATCTACTTTCAAAATACAGACTATTTAAAAATCAGACTGAAAAGGATATGGCTATCCTAAATTTTGATGACGAAAATGTAAAAAATAGCCCAACAAAAGCCAAAATATATTACTTTTCTCTGAAAAAACTGCCGGAAAATATAGAAGGTATTTATCCTGATGGAAAATATCTGTATTTAAAAATAAACGGTAAACAAGAAAAAATAGATGTTTCAGGCTTTAAACTAATAGGAAAACATAATCTCCAAAATCTAATGGCAGCTATCCTTGCAGCATATATACAGGGAGTTTCAGTTGAAAAAATAAACCAGAAAATCCCTGAGCTAAAATCCCTTCCATACAGAATAGAATTTAAAAAAGAAATAAACGGCATTAAGTTTTATAATGATGCAAAATCAACCACCGTTCAATCTGTAATAAAGGCAGTTGAAAGTTTTGATGAACCTGTAGTTCTTATTTTAGGTGGATTATATAAAGGCGGAGACTTTTCAGTTTTAAGGAATATTCCAAATATATCAAAGTTTGTAATCATCGGTCAGGATAAAGAACTTCTCCAAAAGATGATAAATCAACCTGAGAAAATATATTTGGCAGATACACTAAAAGAAGCTGTAAAGACAGCTTATTCTCTGGTCGAAAAAGGGAATATAATTTTATTTTCCCCTGGATGTGCCAGCTTTGATATGTTCAAAAATTATATAGACAGAGGGGAACAATTCAATAAAATAGTAGAAGAAATGGAATAG
- a CDS encoding ribonuclease Z, translating into MKGKIVLLGTSSAMPTVDRNNSGIYMKYKGEGFLFDCGEGTQRQIMKAGLSIYRIDKIFISHLHTDHTLGLPGLLETLDMHDKPRVDIYSIHGLQKVLGCVLNGVIYAPDIDINIHEFKPQDEIFTIFENKEYTVQSIGLNHVVDCIGFSFEEKPKRKFIKEKIKELELTDKDFIQLKNEGRIIKNGQVITKEEITYEEKGFKFTYIPDTYKTDNIIKLAKGSDILVIEATYIDEEDKAKEYGHLTLEYILEIYPQLECKQIILTHFSRRYKDTKPYIQKIKEKGYQNILIGKDFMEVKF; encoded by the coding sequence ATGAAAGGTAAGATAGTCTTACTTGGAACTTCCTCTGCAATGCCGACAGTGGATAGAAATAACAGCGGTATTTATATGAAATATAAAGGGGAAGGTTTTCTGTTTGATTGTGGAGAGGGAACCCAGCGTCAGATAATGAAAGCCGGCCTGAGTATATATCGGATAGATAAAATCTTTATATCACATCTGCACACTGACCATACCCTCGGTCTTCCCGGCTTATTAGAAACACTGGATATGCATGATAAACCAAGAGTAGATATCTATTCTATCCACGGACTTCAGAAAGTTCTCGGCTGTGTGTTAAATGGTGTTATATATGCACCTGATATAGATATTAATATCCATGAATTTAAGCCTCAGGATGAAATTTTTACAATATTTGAAAATAAAGAATACACAGTCCAATCAATAGGGCTTAATCATGTTGTTGATTGTATAGGCTTTTCCTTTGAAGAAAAGCCAAAAAGGAAGTTTATAAAGGAAAAGATAAAAGAACTTGAACTGACAGACAAGGATTTTATCCAGCTAAAAAATGAAGGGAGAATAATCAAAAATGGTCAGGTAATCACAAAAGAAGAAATAACCTATGAAGAAAAAGGCTTTAAGTTCACATATATCCCTGATACCTATAAAACAGACAACATTATAAAACTGGCAAAAGGCAGCGATATTTTAGTTATTGAGGCGACTTATATTGATGAGGAAGACAAAGCAAAAGAATACGGACATTTAACCCTTGAATATATTCTGGAAATATACCCACAGCTTGAATGTAAACAGATTATCCTTACACACTTCAGTAGAAGATACAAAGATACGAAACCATATATCCAAAAAATAAAGGAAAAAGGCTATCAAAATATCTTGATAGGTAAAGACTTTATGGAAGTTAAATTTTAG
- a CDS encoding NTPase — MKILITGKPGIGKTTIIKKLASYLKDRAIGFYTEEIRDKTGHRKGFVIKTLDGKEGILALKGLASRYKVSKYGVNIEEFESIAIPVLEKALKENKIILIDEIGKMELFSEKFTQLIKQLFEDKNKTIIATIPIKNVHPVIKWIKSLPDAQIIEIDYTNRDYIPEKILESINER; from the coding sequence ATGAAAATCTTAATCACAGGAAAACCGGGGATAGGAAAAACAACAATAATAAAAAAATTGGCAAGTTATTTAAAGGACAGGGCTATAGGGTTTTATACAGAGGAAATAAGAGACAAAACAGGCCATAGAAAAGGTTTTGTTATTAAAACTCTGGATGGAAAAGAAGGTATTCTTGCACTAAAAGGTTTAGCCTCCAGATACAAAGTTAGCAAATACGGAGTAAATATAGAAGAGTTTGAAAGTATAGCTATACCGGTTTTAGAAAAAGCCCTTAAAGAGAATAAAATTATACTTATTGATGAGATTGGAAAGATGGAGCTATTTTCTGAAAAATTTACCCAGCTAATAAAACAACTTTTTGAAGATAAGAATAAAACCATAATAGCCACAATTCCCATAAAAAATGTTCATCCTGTTATTAAATGGATTAAATCCCTGCCGGATGCCCAGATAATAGAAATTGATTACACAAACAGGGATTACATACCTGAAAAAATTCTGGAGAGTATAAATGAAAGGTAA
- a CDS encoding carbon-nitrogen hydrolase: MKVNIGLIQMSCTDDINENFEKAIDYIKEAAKKGANLVVTQELFKSKYFCQVEDWDYFKFAEEITPESDTIKRLSQVAKDNDIVVVASLFEKRDKGLYHNTAVVIDADGSFLGKYRKMHIPDDPHFYEKFYFTPGDLGYKVFQTKYCNVGTLICWDQWFPEAARLTAMQGADIIVYPTAIGWLPEEKEEYGESQYNAWETVQKGHAVANGCYVAAVNRVGFEQSPDGNSGIEFWGQSFIADPYGQIIKKASTDKEEILICEIDTDILDEHRTVWPFFRDRRIDSYQDITKRWLRD; encoded by the coding sequence CTGAAGGTAAATATTGGTCTTATCCAGATGAGTTGCACAGATGATATTAATGAAAATTTTGAAAAAGCAATTGATTACATCAAAGAAGCTGCAAAAAAAGGTGCAAATCTGGTGGTTACTCAAGAATTGTTTAAATCAAAATATTTCTGTCAGGTAGAGGATTGGGATTATTTTAAATTTGCTGAGGAGATAACCCCTGAATCAGATACTATAAAAAGGCTTTCTCAGGTGGCTAAAGATAATGATATTGTTGTAGTTGCAAGCCTTTTTGAAAAAAGAGATAAAGGACTTTATCACAATACAGCTGTTGTTATAGATGCAGATGGAAGTTTCCTTGGAAAATACAGAAAAATGCATATTCCAGATGACCCCCATTTTTATGAAAAATTTTATTTCACTCCCGGGGATTTAGGATACAAAGTTTTCCAGACAAAATACTGTAATGTAGGAACCCTTATTTGCTGGGATCAATGGTTTCCTGAAGCTGCAAGGCTGACAGCAATGCAGGGGGCAGATATTATTGTATATCCGACAGCTATAGGCTGGCTTCCTGAGGAAAAAGAAGAATACGGAGAAAGCCAGTATAACGCATGGGAGACTGTTCAGAAGGGACATGCCGTTGCAAATGGTTGTTATGTAGCAGCTGTAAACAGGGTTGGGTTTGAACAATCTCCAGATGGAAATAGTGGAATAGAATTTTGGGGACAAAGTTTCATCGCTGACCCTTACGGTCAGATAATCAAAAAGGCTTCAACTGACAAGGAAGAAATTTTAATCTGTGAAATTGATACAGACATCCTTGATGAACATAGAACTGTATGGCCATTTTTCAGGGATAGGAGAATAGACAGCTATCAGGATATTACAAAAAGATGGCTTAGAGACTAA
- a CDS encoding aspartate carbamoyltransferase catalytic subunit, which translates to MKDLISVNQIDEQKFYQIYELYKDYRDRYKNGETKFTDLRGYSILLPFFENSTRTRTSFELAGKILGADTINISGSSSSVKKGETLYDTIKTLEAMQADFIVIRHYMSGAAHIVANKVKSRVINAGDGTHEHPSQALLDAITILEHKGKIEGLKIAIIGDILHSRVARSDIKLLHMLGAEITLCGPQTMLPRHLEQFEVDYITTDVEDALKDKDVAIFLRIQLERQKKVFFSTLNEYSIKYGLNQVRVNLLKEDALIMHPGPVNRGVEIQSELVYGDRSVILDQVENGLFTRMAIYKFLLNQ; encoded by the coding sequence TTGAAAGATTTAATTTCTGTAAACCAGATTGATGAGCAGAAATTTTATCAGATATATGAGCTTTATAAAGACTACAGAGACAGATATAAAAATGGAGAAACAAAATTCACAGATTTAAGAGGGTATTCAATTCTCCTTCCATTTTTTGAAAACTCAACAAGAACAAGGACATCCTTTGAACTTGCAGGAAAAATTTTAGGGGCAGACACCATTAACATTTCCGGTTCTTCCAGCTCGGTGAAAAAAGGAGAAACTCTTTACGATACCATTAAAACCCTTGAGGCTATGCAAGCAGATTTTATTGTAATTAGACATTATATGTCCGGTGCAGCCCATATAGTAGCCAATAAAGTAAAATCAAGGGTTATAAATGCAGGGGACGGAACCCATGAACATCCTTCTCAAGCACTTTTAGATGCAATCACAATTTTAGAACATAAAGGCAAAATAGAAGGCCTAAAAATAGCTATCATCGGAGATATTCTCCACAGTAGAGTCGCCCGTTCAGATATTAAACTGCTTCATATGCTTGGGGCTGAAATTACCCTCTGTGGACCTCAGACAATGCTGCCAAGACATCTTGAACAGTTTGAAGTTGATTATATAACAACAGATGTTGAAGATGCTCTAAAGGATAAAGATGTTGCTATTTTCCTACGAATTCAGCTTGAAAGACAGAAAAAAGTATTTTTCTCTACACTTAACGAGTATTCCATAAAGTATGGGCTTAATCAGGTAAGGGTAAATCTCCTTAAAGAAGATGCTTTAATAATGCACCCGGGACCTGTTAACCGTGGAGTTGAAATTCAAAGTGAACTTGTTTACGGAGATAGAAGTGTAATTCTTGATCAGGTGGAGAACGGGCTTTTCACCCGTATGGCTATATATAAATTCCTGTTAAATCAATAA
- the oadA gene encoding sodium-extruding oxaloacetate decarboxylase subunit alpha — MGRTIEFTDVTLRDGQQSLLATRVRTEDLLPAAEKLDKAGFWSLEVWGGATFDVCLRYLKEDPWERLRKFKEVAPNTKLEMLLRGQNIVGYRHYPDDVVEAFVRKAAENGIDVFRIFDALNDVRNMEVAISVAKEEGKIVKGVLSYTISPVHTVDYYVGVARQLRDLGVDIISIKDQAGILSPKVAYELVGRLKEEVKLPVHVHAQSTAAMAEMTLLKSVEAGADIIDTDVSTWSWLTAHPPNETMVYVLREFGYETKINLDIIEEVAEYLKEVRKKYKKYDTAEKWPDSQVLIHQIPGGMMSNFVAQLKENDALDKLDEVKKEVARVREDLGYPPLVTPTSQIVGTQALLNVLQGERYKVVTKETKDYVKGLYGRPPAPIKPEIIEKIIGDEKPIEVRPADLLEPELDKCTEEAQKVGARSEEDILSYCLFPQVAKEFFEWREKFEKGEALPPEIEEITEEEACTTKAPIEFNITLHGETYHIQIAGVGSPVEGGTPYFVRVDGRLEETIVQPIREIEVGERMETLPEGVPAKRPKAVDVGDISSPMPGKVVSVKVSPGDKVKKGDVLLIVEAMKMENEIHSPIDGTVEEVYVREGDQVNPDECLMRIIP; from the coding sequence ATGGGAAGAACCATTGAATTTACAGATGTAACACTGAGGGATGGTCAGCAAAGCTTACTTGCAACAAGAGTAAGAACAGAAGATTTACTCCCTGCAGCTGAAAAATTAGACAAGGCAGGTTTCTGGTCTCTTGAGGTATGGGGTGGTGCAACATTTGATGTCTGCCTTAGATACCTGAAAGAAGACCCTTGGGAAAGATTAAGAAAGTTTAAAGAAGTAGCCCCAAATACAAAACTTGAGATGCTTTTAAGGGGTCAAAATATTGTTGGATACAGACATTATCCGGATGATGTTGTTGAAGCATTTGTTAGAAAAGCTGCCGAAAATGGAATAGATGTTTTCAGGATATTTGACGCCCTTAATGATGTCAGAAATATGGAAGTTGCCATTTCAGTGGCAAAAGAAGAAGGAAAAATTGTAAAAGGAGTTCTTTCTTATACAATAAGCCCTGTTCATACTGTTGATTATTACGTTGGAGTTGCAAGACAACTTAGAGACCTTGGGGTTGATATTATCTCAATAAAAGACCAGGCCGGAATTCTTTCTCCTAAAGTCGCCTATGAACTGGTAGGAAGACTAAAAGAAGAAGTAAAACTTCCAGTCCATGTTCATGCCCAATCAACAGCTGCAATGGCAGAAATGACACTGCTGAAATCTGTTGAAGCAGGGGCAGATATTATAGATACAGATGTATCAACATGGTCATGGCTGACAGCTCACCCTCCAAATGAAACAATGGTTTATGTTCTCAGGGAATTTGGATATGAAACCAAGATAAATCTTGATATTATTGAGGAAGTTGCTGAATATCTGAAAGAAGTGAGGAAAAAATACAAAAAATATGATACAGCTGAAAAATGGCCTGATTCTCAGGTTCTCATTCACCAAATACCAGGTGGTATGATGTCAAACTTTGTTGCACAGCTTAAAGAAAATGATGCCCTTGATAAACTTGATGAAGTTAAGAAAGAAGTTGCAAGGGTTAGAGAAGACCTTGGATATCCTCCTCTTGTTACGCCAACATCACAGATTGTTGGAACACAGGCTTTACTAAATGTTCTACAAGGTGAAAGATACAAAGTAGTTACAAAAGAAACAAAAGATTACGTAAAAGGTCTCTATGGACGACCACCTGCACCAATTAAACCAGAAATCATTGAGAAAATCATAGGAGATGAAAAACCAATCGAAGTAAGACCTGCAGACCTTCTTGAACCGGAACTTGATAAATGCACAGAAGAAGCTCAAAAAGTCGGTGCAAGAAGTGAGGAAGATATACTTTCTTACTGTCTGTTCCCACAGGTTGCTAAAGAATTCTTTGAATGGAGAGAAAAATTTGAAAAAGGAGAGGCTCTACCTCCTGAAATTGAAGAAATCACAGAAGAGGAGGCCTGCACAACCAAAGCTCCAATTGAGTTTAATATAACTCTTCACGGTGAAACATACCATATCCAGATTGCTGGTGTAGGAAGTCCAGTTGAAGGTGGAACACCTTATTTTGTCCGTGTTGATGGAAGACTTGAGGAAACGATAGTCCAGCCTATCAGAGAAATTGAAGTTGGTGAAAGGATGGAAACTCTTCCTGAAGGTGTTCCGGCGAAGAGACCAAAGGCTGTTGATGTCGGAGATATAAGCTCCCCAATGCCTGGAAAAGTAGTTTCTGTAAAAGTTTCCCCAGGTGATAAAGTCAAAAAAGGTGATGTCCTTCTGATTGTGGAAGCTATGAAAATGGAAAATGAAATACATTCTCCGATAGATGGAACTGTTGAAGAGGTTTATGTGAGAGAAGGTGACCAAGTTAATCCTGATGAATGTCTGATGAGAATAATTCCTTAA
- the gltA gene encoding NADPH-dependent glutamate synthase: MEKKKRERPVYRRHDRNPIPLLEPERRKHTFKEFILGFGHTAAKDEAFRCILCRKPPCTPSCPVESEMEKWIERIQHDDVFGAYKILRQKNPFSSVCGRVCPQDRLCESTCVLTFKDNGQAVSIGGLERFVGDSVRMSGLEWVDEKEPPTGKKVAVVGAGPAGLSAAYFLARKGHSVTVFEALPFTGGVMRYGIPMARLDRHALDFEIDLIKKLGVEIITGVTIGKDIPIETLMEQFDAIFLAVGSGRGKKMGIPGEDLKGVYTAIGFLMKLNVGHTHPLLTPEEDVELPKNKRVAVIGGGFTAVDCMITSIRLGNETHLVYRRTRDTSSAKDEEWDHLAEEGAIFHWLTQPIEVIGNDKGEVVGLKCIKMELVPDEKGGRPRPKPIEGSEHIIECDAVIMAVGQGYNDVAYKNIPGLKIDKWNNLSTVDSKYRTNVEGIFAGGDVVNGGDTVVTAIRHGRDAAESIHEYLMTGKWEYEGEE, encoded by the coding sequence ATGGAAAAGAAAAAAAGAGAAAGACCGGTTTACCGCAGACACGATAGAAATCCTATTCCTCTTCTTGAACCTGAAAGGAGAAAACACACATTTAAAGAATTTATTTTAGGATTTGGTCATACTGCAGCTAAAGATGAGGCTTTCAGATGTATTTTGTGTAGAAAACCTCCTTGCACACCTTCTTGCCCTGTTGAGAGTGAGATGGAAAAATGGATTGAAAGAATTCAGCATGATGATGTTTTTGGTGCTTACAAAATCTTAAGACAGAAAAATCCATTCTCTTCTGTATGTGGAAGGGTTTGTCCGCAGGATAGACTCTGTGAAAGCACCTGTGTTCTAACATTTAAAGATAACGGTCAGGCGGTAAGTATCGGAGGACTTGAAAGATTTGTCGGTGATTCTGTAAGAATGTCCGGTTTAGAGTGGGTTGATGAAAAAGAACCTCCTACAGGTAAAAAAGTTGCAGTAGTAGGAGCAGGTCCTGCAGGATTATCAGCTGCATATTTCCTTGCCAGAAAAGGTCATTCTGTTACAGTATTTGAGGCCCTGCCATTTACCGGTGGAGTTATGAGATATGGAATACCTATGGCAAGGCTTGATAGACATGCCCTTGATTTTGAGATAGACCTGATTAAAAAACTTGGTGTGGAAATTATCACAGGAGTAACAATAGGAAAAGATATTCCAATAGAAACCCTTATGGAACAGTTTGATGCTATCTTCCTCGCTGTCGGTTCAGGTAGAGGAAAGAAAATGGGTATCCCAGGAGAAGATTTAAAAGGTGTTTATACAGCCATTGGTTTCCTTATGAAGCTCAATGTTGGTCATACACATCCTTTACTTACCCCTGAAGAAGATGTAGAACTACCTAAAAATAAAAGAGTTGCTGTTATAGGTGGTGGATTTACTGCAGTTGATTGTATGATTACTTCTATCAGGCTTGGAAATGAAACACACCTTGTTTATAGAAGAACAAGGGATACATCCTCAGCTAAAGATGAAGAATGGGATCATCTGGCAGAAGAAGGAGCAATTTTTCACTGGCTTACACAACCAATAGAGGTTATTGGAAATGATAAAGGTGAAGTTGTAGGTCTCAAATGTATAAAAATGGAACTTGTTCCAGATGAAAAAGGTGGAAGACCAAGACCTAAACCAATAGAAGGTTCTGAGCATATTATAGAATGTGATGCCGTTATCATGGCAGTTGGACAAGGGTATAATGATGTTGCATATAAAAATATTCCAGGATTAAAAATAGATAAATGGAACAACCTCTCAACAGTTGATAGCAAATACAGAACTAACGTAGAAGGTATTTTCGCTGGTGGTGATGTTGTAAATGGTGGAGATACTGTTGTAACAGCGATTAGACACGGAAGAGATGCAGCAGAATCTATTCATGAGTATCTTATGACTGGAAAATGGGAGTATGAAGGAGAAGAATAA
- the truB gene encoding tRNA pseudouridine(55) synthase TruB, producing the protein MDGIFLIDKPAGITSNNLVQKIKKHLKNIYNTDIKIGHTGTLDFFATGLMIITVGKATRLTEYYQGLDKEYIATGELGKITDTYDINGKVIKERECNISEEKLREIILSFQKEYLQYPPPYSAKRIKGKRAYQLAKKGIQPELKPKKVKIYSIEILDISLPFFTVKIYCSSGTYIRSIIKEIGDLAGCGAYTKELRRTKIDSFSVEDALPLNEFLQKTDLQNALIPIENALPFMEKIQLDEGFDKRFLHGQRFRVPAQKGIYRIYDHTGKFIGIGKVDENRILHPQKVFPPE; encoded by the coding sequence ATGGACGGAATATTTCTTATTGATAAGCCTGCAGGTATTACATCAAACAACCTTGTTCAAAAAATCAAAAAACATCTAAAAAATATTTACAACACAGATATAAAAATTGGCCATACAGGGACTTTAGATTTTTTTGCCACCGGATTGATGATAATAACAGTAGGAAAAGCCACCCGTCTAACTGAATATTATCAAGGTTTAGACAAAGAATACATTGCCACAGGTGAACTGGGTAAAATCACAGACACTTACGATATAAACGGAAAAGTTATTAAGGAAAGAGAATGCAATATTTCAGAAGAAAAGCTTAGAGAGATTATACTTTCATTTCAAAAAGAATATCTTCAATATCCACCACCATATTCTGCTAAAAGAATAAAAGGAAAAAGAGCCTATCAGCTTGCCAAAAAAGGTATTCAACCTGAGCTTAAACCCAAAAAAGTAAAAATCTACTCAATAGAAATCTTAGATATATCCTTACCTTTTTTTACAGTAAAAATTTATTGTTCATCTGGAACCTATATCAGAAGCATAATAAAAGAAATCGGCGATTTGGCAGGTTGCGGAGCATATACAAAAGAACTAAGAAGAACAAAGATAGATAGTTTTTCTGTGGAAGATGCACTGCCTCTAAATGAATTTTTACAAAAAACAGACCTTCAAAATGCCCTCATTCCCATTGAAAATGCTTTACCTTTTATGGAAAAAATCCAGCTTGATGAAGGATTTGATAAAAGGTTTTTACATGGTCAAAGATTTAGGGTGCCTGCACAGAAGGGAATTTACAGGATTTATGACCATACAGGTAAATTTATAGGCATCGGAAAAGTTGATGAAAATCGTATCTTACATCCACAAAAGGTTTTTCCACCTGAATAA